One part of the Macaca mulatta isolate MMU2019108-1 chromosome 6, T2T-MMU8v2.0, whole genome shotgun sequence genome encodes these proteins:
- the TCOF1 gene encoding treacle protein isoform X7 gives MAEARKRRELLPLIYHHLLRAGYVRAAREVKEQSGQKCFLAQPVTLLDIYTHWQQTSELGRKRKAEEDAALQAKKTRVSDPISTSESSEEEEEAEAETAKATPRLASTNSSVLGADLPSSLKEKAKAETEKAGKTGNSMPHPATGKTVTNLLSGKSPRKSAEPSANTTLVSETEEEGSVPAFGAAAKPGMVSAGQADSSSEDTSSSSDETDVEGKPSVKPAQVKASSVSTKESPARKAAPAPGKVGDVTPQVRGGALPPAKRAKKPEEESESSEEGSESEEEAPAGTPSQVKTSEKILQVRAASTAAKGTPGKGATPAHPGKAGAVAFQTKAGKPEEDSESSSEESSDSEEETPAAKALLQAKASGKTPQVGAASAPAKESPRKGAAPAPPGKTGPAVAKAQTGKQEEDSQSSSEESDSEEEAPVQTKPSGKTSQVRAASASAKESPRKGAAPAPPRKTGPAATQAQAGKQEEDSGSSSEESDSDREAPAAMNAAQVKPLGKNPQVKPASTMGTGPLGKGPGPVLPGKAGPTTPSAQVGKWEDSDSSSEESSDSDDGEVPTAVAPAQEKSLGKVLQAKPASGPAKGPPQKAGPVAIQVKAEKPMEDSESSEESSDSADSEETPAAMTAAQAKPALKIPQTKACPKKTNTASAKVTPVRVGTQAPRKAGTVTSPVGSSPAVAGGTQRPAEDSSSSEESDSEEEKTGPAVTMGQAKSVGKGLQVKAASVPVKGSLGQGTAPVLPGKTGPTVTQVKAEMQEDSESSEEESDSEEAAAPSAQVKTSVKKTQAKANPAAVRASPAKGTISAPGKVVTAAAQAKQRSPAKAKPPVRNLQNSTALVRGPASVPPVGKAVAAAAQVQTGPEEDSGSSEEESDSEEETETPAQAKPSEKTPQVRAALAPAKESPRKGAAPAPPGKTGPSATQAGKQDGSGSSSEESNSDGEAPAAATSAQDSNSKPARSKTLAPAPPEGNTEGSSESSEEELPLTQVIKPPLIFVDPNRSPAGPAATPVQAQAASTPRKSRASESTARSSSSESEDEDVIPATQCLTPGIRTNVVTVPTAHPRIAPKASMTGASSSKESSRISDGKKQEGPATQADSAVGTLPATSPQSTPVQAKGTNKLRKPKLPEGQQATKAPGSSDDSEDSSNSSSGSEEDAEGPQVAKSAHTLGPTPSRTETLVEETAAESSEDDVVAPSQSLLSGYVTPGLTPANSQASKATPKPYSSPSVSSTLAAKDDPDGKQEAKPQQAAGMLSPKTGGKEAVSGTTPQKSRKPKKGAGNPQASTLALQSNITQCLLGQPWPLNEAQVQASVVKVLTELLEQERKKVVDATKESSRKGWESRKRKLSGDQPASRTPRSKKKKKLGAGEGGEAFVSPEKTSTTSKGKAKRDKASDDVKEKKGKGSLGSQGAKDEPEKELQKGIGKVEGGDQSNPKSKKEKKKSDKRKKDKEKKEKKKAKKSSTKDSESPSQKKKKKKKKTAEQTV, from the exons CCCCAAGACTAGCATCTACCAACTCCTCAGTCCTGGGGGCGGACTTGCCATCAAGTCTGAAAGAAAAAGCCAAG gcagagacagagaaagccGGCAAGACTGGGAACTCCATGCCACACCCTGCCACTGGGAAGACAGTGACCAACCTTCTTTCTGGGAAGTCTCCCAGGAAATCAGCAGAACCATCAGCAAATACTACGTTGGTCTCAGAAACTGAGGAGGAGGGGAGTGTCCCAGCCTTTGGAGCTGCTGCCAAGCCTG GGATGGTGTCAGCAGGCCAGGCCGACAGCTCCAGCGAGGACACCTCCAGCTCCAGCGATGAGACAGATGTGGAG GGGAAACCCTCAGTAAAACCAGCCCAGGTCAAAGCCTCATCGGTTTCTACTAAGGAGTCTCCAGCAAGAAAGGCGGCCCCAGCCCCTGGGAAGGTGGGGGATGTGACACCCCAGGTCAGAGGAGGGGCCCTGCCCCCAGCCAAGAGGGCCAAGAAGCCAGAAGAGGAGTCAGAGAGTAGTGAGGAGGGGTCTGAAAGTGAGGAGGAGGCCCCTGCAGGGACACCAAGCCAG GTAAAGACCTCTGAAAAAATCCTCCAGGTCAGAGCTGCCTCGACCGCTGCCAAGGGGACCCCTGGGAAAGGGGCTACCCCAGCACACCCTGGGAAGGCAGGGGCTGTAGCCTTCCAGACCAAGGCAGGGAAGCCAGAGGAGGACTCGGAGAGCAGCAGCGAGGAATCGTCTGACAGTGAGGAAGAGACGCCAGCTGCCAAGGCCCTGCTTCAG GCAAAGGCCTCAGGAAAAACCCCTCAGGTCGGAGCTGCCTCAGCCCCTGCCAAGGAGTCCCCCAGGAAAGGAGCTGCCCCAGCGCCCCCTGGGAAGACAGGGCCTGCAGTTGCCAAGGCCCAGACCGGGAAGCAGGAGGAGGACTCGCAGAGCAGCAGCGAGGAATCGGACAGTGAGGAGGAGGCGCCTGTTCAG ACGAAGCCTTCAGGGAAGACCTCCCAGGTCAGAGCTGCCTCGGCCTCTGCCAAGGAGTCCCCCAGGAAAGGGGCTGCCCCAGCACCTCCTAGGAAAACAGGGCCTGCAGCCACCCAGGCCCAGGcagggaagcaggaggaggacTCGGGGAGCAGCAGTGAGGAGTCAGACAGTGACAGGGAGGCACCGGCAGCCATGAACGCAGCTCAG GTGAAGCCCTTGGGGAAAAACCCCCAGGTGAAACCTGCCTCCACCATGGGCACGGGGCCCTTGGGGAAAGGCCCCGGCCCAGTGCTACCTGGGAAGGCGGGGCCTACAACACCCTCGGCCCAGGTGGGGAAGTGGGAGGACTCAGACAGCAGCAGTGAGGAGTCATCAGACAGCGATGATGGAGAGGTGCCCACAGCTGTGGCCCCGGCTCAG GAAAAATCCTTGGGGAAAGTCCTCCAGGCCAAACCCGCCTCTGGTCCTGCCAAGGGACCGCCTCAGAAGGCAGGGCCTGTAGCCATCCAGGTCAAGGCTGAAAAGCCCATGGAAGACTCAGAGAGCAGCGAGGAGTCGTCGGACAGTGCGGACAGTGAGGAGACACCAGCAGCCATGACTGCAGCTCAG GCAAAACCAGCTCTGAAAATTCCTCAGACCAAGGCCTGCCCAAAGAAAACCAATACTGCATCTGCCAAGGTCACCCCTGTGCGAGTGGGCACCCAAGCCCCCCGGAAAGCAGGAACTGTGACTTCTCCAGTAGGCTCATCCCCAGCTGTGGCTGGGGGCACCCAGAGACCAGCAGAGGATTCTTCAAGCAGTGAGGAATCAGATAGTGAGGAAGAGAAGACAGGTCCTGCAGTAACCATGGGACAG GCAAAGTCTGTGGGGAAAGGCCTCCAGGTGAAAGCGGCCTCAGTGCCTGTCAAGGGATCCTTGGGGCAAGGGACCGCTCCAGTACTTCCTGGGAAGACGGGGCCTACGGTCACCCAGGTGAAAGCTGAGATGCAGGAAGACTCTGAGAGCAGTGAGGAGGAATCAGACAGTGAAGAGGCAGCTGCACCTTCAGCACAG GTGAAAACCTCAGTAAAAAAAACCCAGGCCAAAGCCAACCCAGCTGCCGTCAGAGCATCTCCAGCAAAAGGGACAATTTCAGCTCCTGGAAAAGTTGTCACTGCAGCTGCTCAAGCCAAACAGAGGTCTCCAGCCAAG GCGAAGCCACCGGTGAGAAACCTCCAGAACAGTACTGCCTTGGTGAGGGGCCCAGCATCTGTGCCACCTGTGGGGAAGGCCGTGGCTGCAGCAGCTCAAGTCCAGACAGGGCCAGAGGAGGATTCGGGGAGCAGTGAGGAGGAGTCAGACAGTGAGGAGGAGACGGAGACGCCGGCTCAG GCGAAGCCTTCAGAGAAGACCCCCCAGGTCAGAGCTGCCTTGGCTCCTGCCAAGGAGTCCCCCAGGAAAGGGGCTGCCCCAGCACCTCCTGGGAAGACAGGGCCTTCGGCCACCCAGGCGGGGAAGCAGGATGGCTCAGGGAGCAGCAGCGAGGAGTCAAACAGTGATGGGGAGGCACCGGcagctgcaacctctgcccag GACAGTAACTCCAAACCTGCCAGAAGCAAGACCCTGGCCCCAGCACCTCCAGAGGGGAACACGGAGGGGTCCTCGGAGAGCAGTGAGGAAGAGCTGCCACTGACCCAG gtgATTAAACCCCCTCTGATTTTTGTCGACCCTAATCGTAGTCCAGCTGGCCCAGCTGCTACCCCCGTACAAGCCCAGGCTGCGAGCACCCCGAGGAAGTCCCGAGCCTCGGAGAGCACAGCCAGGAGCTCCTCCTCCGAGAGCGAGGATGAGGACGTGATCCCTGCTACACAGTGCTTGACTCCTG GCATCAGAACCAACGTGGTGACTGTGCCCACTGCCCACCCAAGAATAGCCCCCAAAGCCAGCATGACTGGGGCCAGCAGCAGCAAGGAGTCCAGTCGGATATCAGATGGCAAGAAACAGGAGGGACCAGCCACTCAG GCTGACAGTGCTGTGGGAACGCTCCCTGCAACGAGTCCCCAGAGTACCCCCGTCCAGGCCAAAGGGACCAACAAGCTCAGAAAACCTAAGCTTCCTGAGGGCCAGCAGGCCACCAAAGCCCCTGGGAGCTCAGATGACAGTGAGGACAGCAGCAACAGCTCTTCAGGGAGCGAGGAAGATGCTGAAGGGCCCCAGGTGGCCAAGTCGGCCCACACGCTGG GTCCCACCCCCTCCAGGACGGAGACCCTGGTGGAGGAGACTGCAGCAGAGTCCAGCGAGGATGATGTGGTGGCGCCATCCCAG TCTCTCCTCTCAGGTTATGTGACCCCTGGACTAACCCCAGCCAATTCCCAGGCCTCAAAAGCCACTCCCAAGCCATACTCCAGCCCCTCAGTTTCCTCTACTCTGGCAGCCAAAGATGACCCAGATGGCAAGCAGGAGGCAAAGCCCCAACAGGCAGCAGGCATGTTGTCCCCTAAAACAG GTGGAAAAGAGGCTGTTTCAGGCACCACACCTCAGAAGTCCCGGAAGCCCAAGAAAGGGGCTGGGAACCCCCAAGCCTCAACGCTGGCGCTGCAAAGCAACATCACCCAGTGCCTCCTGGGCCAACCCTGGCCCCTGAACGAGGCCCAGGTGCAGGCCTCAGTGGTGAAGGTCCTGACCGAGCTGCtggaacaggaaagaaagaaggtggTGGACGCCACCAAGGAGAGCAGCAGGAAGGGCTGGGAGAGCCGCAAGCGGAAGCTATCGGGAGACCAGCCGGCTTCCAGGACCCCCAGgagcaagaagaagaagaaactagGGGCCGGGGAAGGTGGGGAGGCCTTTGTTTCCCCAGAAAAGACCTCCACGACTTCCAAGGGGAAAGCAAAGAGAGACAAAGCAAGTGATGATGTCAAGGAGAAAAAAGGGAAGGGGTCTCTTGGCTCCCAAGGGGCCAAGGACGAGCCAGAAAAGGAGCTTCAGAAGGGGATAGGGAAGGTTGAAGGTGGAGATCAAAGCAACCCAAAGagcaagaaggagaagaagaaatccGACAAGA gaaaaaaagacaaggaaaaaaaagaaaagaagaaagcaaaaaagtcCTCAACCAAAGATTCTGAGTCACCGtcccagaagaaaaagaagaaaaag AAGAAGACAGCAGAGCAGACTGTGTGA
- the TCOF1 gene encoding treacle protein isoform X8 — MAEARKRRELLPLIYHHLLRAGYVRAAREVKEQSGQKCFLAQPVTLLDIYTHWQQTSELGRKRKAEEDAALQAKKTRVSDPISTSESSEEEEEAEAETAKATPRLASTNSSVLGADLPSSLKEKAKAETEKAGKTGNSMPHPATGKTVTNLLSGKSPRKSAEPSANTTLVSETEEEGSVPAFGAAAKPGMVSAGQADSSSEDTSSSSDETDVEGKPSVKPAQVKASSVSTKESPARKAAPAPGKVGDVTPQVRGGALPPAKRAKKPEEESESSEEGSESEEEAPAGTPSQVKTSEKILQVRAASTAAKGTPGKGATPAHPGKAGAVAFQTKAGKPEEDSESSSEESSDSEEETPAAKALLQAKASGKTPQVGAASAPAKESPRKGAAPAPPGKTGPAVAKAQTGKQEEDSQSSSEESDSEEEAPVQTKPSGKTSQVRAASASAKESPRKGAAPAPPRKTGPAATQAQAGKQEEDSGSSSEESDSDREAPAAMNAAQVKPLGKNPQVKPASTMGTGPLGKGPGPVLPGKAGPTTPSAQVGKWEDSDSSSEESSDSDDGEVPTAVAPAQEKSLGKVLQAKPASGPAKGPPQKAGPVAIQVKAEKPMEDSESSEESSDSADSEETPAAMTAAQAKPALKIPQTKACPKKTNTASAKVTPVRVGTQAPRKAGTVTSPVGSSPAVAGGTQRPAEDSSSSEESDSEEEKTGPAVTMGQAKSVGKGLQVKAASVPVKGSLGQGTAPVLPGKTGPTVTQVKAEMQEDSESSEEESDSEEAAAPSAQVKTSVKKTQAKANPAAVRASPAKGTISAPGKVVTAAAQAKQRSPAKAKPPVRNLQNSTALVRGPASVPPVGKAVAAAAQVQTGPEEDSGSSEEESDSEEETETPAQKDSNSKPARSKTLAPAPPEGNTEGSSESSEEELPLTQVIKPPLIFVDPNRSPAGPAATPVQAQAASTPRKSRASESTARSSSSESEDEDVIPATQCLTPGIRTNVVTVPTAHPRIAPKASMTGASSSKESSRISDGKKQEGPATQVSKKNPASLPLTQAALKVLAQKASEAQPPVARTQRSRGADSAVGTLPATSPQSTPVQAKGTNKLRKPKLPEGQQATKAPGSSDDSEDSSNSSSGSEEDAEGPQVAKSAHTLVGPTPSRTETLVEETAAESSEDDVVAPSQSLLSGYVTPGLTPANSQASKATPKPYSSPSVSSTLAAKDDPDGKQEAKPQQAAGMLSPKTGGKEAVSGTTPQKSRKPKKGAGNPQASTLALQSNITQCLLGQPWPLNEAQVQASVVKVLTELLEQERKKVVDATKESSRKGWESRKRKLSGDQPASRTPRSKKKKKLGAGEGGEAFVSPEKTSTTSKGKAKRDKASDDVKEKKGKGSLGSQGAKDEPEKELQKGIGKVEGGDQSNPKSKKEKKKSDKRKKDKEKKEKKKAKKSSTKDSESPSQKKKKKKKKTAEQTV; from the exons CCCCAAGACTAGCATCTACCAACTCCTCAGTCCTGGGGGCGGACTTGCCATCAAGTCTGAAAGAAAAAGCCAAG gcagagacagagaaagccGGCAAGACTGGGAACTCCATGCCACACCCTGCCACTGGGAAGACAGTGACCAACCTTCTTTCTGGGAAGTCTCCCAGGAAATCAGCAGAACCATCAGCAAATACTACGTTGGTCTCAGAAACTGAGGAGGAGGGGAGTGTCCCAGCCTTTGGAGCTGCTGCCAAGCCTG GGATGGTGTCAGCAGGCCAGGCCGACAGCTCCAGCGAGGACACCTCCAGCTCCAGCGATGAGACAGATGTGGAG GGGAAACCCTCAGTAAAACCAGCCCAGGTCAAAGCCTCATCGGTTTCTACTAAGGAGTCTCCAGCAAGAAAGGCGGCCCCAGCCCCTGGGAAGGTGGGGGATGTGACACCCCAGGTCAGAGGAGGGGCCCTGCCCCCAGCCAAGAGGGCCAAGAAGCCAGAAGAGGAGTCAGAGAGTAGTGAGGAGGGGTCTGAAAGTGAGGAGGAGGCCCCTGCAGGGACACCAAGCCAG GTAAAGACCTCTGAAAAAATCCTCCAGGTCAGAGCTGCCTCGACCGCTGCCAAGGGGACCCCTGGGAAAGGGGCTACCCCAGCACACCCTGGGAAGGCAGGGGCTGTAGCCTTCCAGACCAAGGCAGGGAAGCCAGAGGAGGACTCGGAGAGCAGCAGCGAGGAATCGTCTGACAGTGAGGAAGAGACGCCAGCTGCCAAGGCCCTGCTTCAG GCAAAGGCCTCAGGAAAAACCCCTCAGGTCGGAGCTGCCTCAGCCCCTGCCAAGGAGTCCCCCAGGAAAGGAGCTGCCCCAGCGCCCCCTGGGAAGACAGGGCCTGCAGTTGCCAAGGCCCAGACCGGGAAGCAGGAGGAGGACTCGCAGAGCAGCAGCGAGGAATCGGACAGTGAGGAGGAGGCGCCTGTTCAG ACGAAGCCTTCAGGGAAGACCTCCCAGGTCAGAGCTGCCTCGGCCTCTGCCAAGGAGTCCCCCAGGAAAGGGGCTGCCCCAGCACCTCCTAGGAAAACAGGGCCTGCAGCCACCCAGGCCCAGGcagggaagcaggaggaggacTCGGGGAGCAGCAGTGAGGAGTCAGACAGTGACAGGGAGGCACCGGCAGCCATGAACGCAGCTCAG GTGAAGCCCTTGGGGAAAAACCCCCAGGTGAAACCTGCCTCCACCATGGGCACGGGGCCCTTGGGGAAAGGCCCCGGCCCAGTGCTACCTGGGAAGGCGGGGCCTACAACACCCTCGGCCCAGGTGGGGAAGTGGGAGGACTCAGACAGCAGCAGTGAGGAGTCATCAGACAGCGATGATGGAGAGGTGCCCACAGCTGTGGCCCCGGCTCAG GAAAAATCCTTGGGGAAAGTCCTCCAGGCCAAACCCGCCTCTGGTCCTGCCAAGGGACCGCCTCAGAAGGCAGGGCCTGTAGCCATCCAGGTCAAGGCTGAAAAGCCCATGGAAGACTCAGAGAGCAGCGAGGAGTCGTCGGACAGTGCGGACAGTGAGGAGACACCAGCAGCCATGACTGCAGCTCAG GCAAAACCAGCTCTGAAAATTCCTCAGACCAAGGCCTGCCCAAAGAAAACCAATACTGCATCTGCCAAGGTCACCCCTGTGCGAGTGGGCACCCAAGCCCCCCGGAAAGCAGGAACTGTGACTTCTCCAGTAGGCTCATCCCCAGCTGTGGCTGGGGGCACCCAGAGACCAGCAGAGGATTCTTCAAGCAGTGAGGAATCAGATAGTGAGGAAGAGAAGACAGGTCCTGCAGTAACCATGGGACAG GCAAAGTCTGTGGGGAAAGGCCTCCAGGTGAAAGCGGCCTCAGTGCCTGTCAAGGGATCCTTGGGGCAAGGGACCGCTCCAGTACTTCCTGGGAAGACGGGGCCTACGGTCACCCAGGTGAAAGCTGAGATGCAGGAAGACTCTGAGAGCAGTGAGGAGGAATCAGACAGTGAAGAGGCAGCTGCACCTTCAGCACAG GTGAAAACCTCAGTAAAAAAAACCCAGGCCAAAGCCAACCCAGCTGCCGTCAGAGCATCTCCAGCAAAAGGGACAATTTCAGCTCCTGGAAAAGTTGTCACTGCAGCTGCTCAAGCCAAACAGAGGTCTCCAGCCAAG GCGAAGCCACCGGTGAGAAACCTCCAGAACAGTACTGCCTTGGTGAGGGGCCCAGCATCTGTGCCACCTGTGGGGAAGGCCGTGGCTGCAGCAGCTCAAGTCCAGACAGGGCCAGAGGAGGATTCGGGGAGCAGTGAGGAGGAGTCAGACAGTGAGGAGGAGACGGAGACGCCGGCTCAG AAGGACAGTAACTCCAAACCTGCCAGAAGCAAGACCCTGGCCCCAGCACCTCCAGAGGGGAACACGGAGGGGTCCTCGGAGAGCAGTGAGGAAGAGCTGCCACTGACCCAG gtgATTAAACCCCCTCTGATTTTTGTCGACCCTAATCGTAGTCCAGCTGGCCCAGCTGCTACCCCCGTACAAGCCCAGGCTGCGAGCACCCCGAGGAAGTCCCGAGCCTCGGAGAGCACAGCCAGGAGCTCCTCCTCCGAGAGCGAGGATGAGGACGTGATCCCTGCTACACAGTGCTTGACTCCTG GCATCAGAACCAACGTGGTGACTGTGCCCACTGCCCACCCAAGAATAGCCCCCAAAGCCAGCATGACTGGGGCCAGCAGCAGCAAGGAGTCCAGTCGGATATCAGATGGCAAGAAACAGGAGGGACCAGCCACTCAG GTGTCAAAGAAGAACCCAGCTTCCCTCCCACTGACCCAGGCTGCCCTGAAGGTCCTCGCCCAGAAAGCCAGTGAGGCTCAGCCTCCTGTTGCCAGGACCCAGCGTTCACGTGGG GCTGACAGTGCTGTGGGAACGCTCCCTGCAACGAGTCCCCAGAGTACCCCCGTCCAGGCCAAAGGGACCAACAAGCTCAGAAAACCTAAGCTTCCTGAGGGCCAGCAGGCCACCAAAGCCCCTGGGAGCTCAGATGACAGTGAGGACAGCAGCAACAGCTCTTCAGGGAGCGAGGAAGATGCTGAAGGGCCCCAGGTGGCCAAGTCGGCCCACACGCTGG TAGGTCCCACCCCCTCCAGGACGGAGACCCTGGTGGAGGAGACTGCAGCAGAGTCCAGCGAGGATGATGTGGTGGCGCCATCCCAG TCTCTCCTCTCAGGTTATGTGACCCCTGGACTAACCCCAGCCAATTCCCAGGCCTCAAAAGCCACTCCCAAGCCATACTCCAGCCCCTCAGTTTCCTCTACTCTGGCAGCCAAAGATGACCCAGATGGCAAGCAGGAGGCAAAGCCCCAACAGGCAGCAGGCATGTTGTCCCCTAAAACAG GTGGAAAAGAGGCTGTTTCAGGCACCACACCTCAGAAGTCCCGGAAGCCCAAGAAAGGGGCTGGGAACCCCCAAGCCTCAACGCTGGCGCTGCAAAGCAACATCACCCAGTGCCTCCTGGGCCAACCCTGGCCCCTGAACGAGGCCCAGGTGCAGGCCTCAGTGGTGAAGGTCCTGACCGAGCTGCtggaacaggaaagaaagaaggtggTGGACGCCACCAAGGAGAGCAGCAGGAAGGGCTGGGAGAGCCGCAAGCGGAAGCTATCGGGAGACCAGCCGGCTTCCAGGACCCCCAGgagcaagaagaagaagaaactagGGGCCGGGGAAGGTGGGGAGGCCTTTGTTTCCCCAGAAAAGACCTCCACGACTTCCAAGGGGAAAGCAAAGAGAGACAAAGCAAGTGATGATGTCAAGGAGAAAAAAGGGAAGGGGTCTCTTGGCTCCCAAGGGGCCAAGGACGAGCCAGAAAAGGAGCTTCAGAAGGGGATAGGGAAGGTTGAAGGTGGAGATCAAAGCAACCCAAAGagcaagaaggagaagaagaaatccGACAAGA gaaaaaaagacaaggaaaaaaaagaaaagaagaaagcaaaaaagtcCTCAACCAAAGATTCTGAGTCACCGtcccagaagaaaaagaagaaaaag AAGAAGACAGCAGAGCAGACTGTGTGA